In one window of Tripterygium wilfordii isolate XIE 37 chromosome 1, ASM1340144v1, whole genome shotgun sequence DNA:
- the LOC120003455 gene encoding uncharacterized protein LOC120003455 isoform X1 — translation MANFFKNFTIKTKYRAVVATATPIVIFSGIWVAWAYIHPGWKRRGKPGRVLSRSMSFGVLHGGQLALERLVDYHKARADAATLEAAEIELRNLISEEQPDFKRLQGTVAKLEMSGKENIAISVLEEALRKSIDDNQPHEAYETEMLLVEMHIYKGDYWKALKYKCLKDEAISDDRRPLYKAILYVMVEDSKEAKKNWEEFQELRTLYQWPPGMQEDQIYKVITDFEEFEKVVRLLREDIKQVHEPGTKKF, via the exons ATGGCTAACTTCTTTAAGAACTTCACTATAAAGACCAAGTATAGAGCAGTAGTAGCCACAGCAACTCCAATTGTAATCTTTTCTGGTATTTGGGTTGCGTGGGCTTACATACACCCCGGTTGGAAACGAAGAGGTAAGCCTGGTCGTGTTCTTTCAAGGTCCATGTCTTTCGGAGTCCTTCACGGGGGACAATTGGCGTTGGAGAGATTGGTTGATTATCATAAGGCGCGAGCTGATGCAGCAACACTTGAAGCTGCAGAAATCGAGTTGAGGAATCTAATATCCGAAGAACAACCAGATTTCAAAAGGCTGCAG GGAACTGTTGCAAAGCTTGAAATGAGTGGGAAAGAAAACATTGCAATATCAGTACTTGAAGAAGCACTGAGAAAATCCATAGATGATAATCAGCCACATGAAGCTTACGAAACCGAAATGTTGCTTGTGGAAATGCACATTTACAAG GGAGATTATTGGAAGGCTCTAAAATACAAATGCTTAAAGGACGAAGCGATATCAGATGATCGGCGACCACTGTACAAG GCTATCCTTTATGTGATGGTAGAGGattcaaaagaagccaaaaagaATTGGGAAGAGTTTCAAGAGCTTAGAACACTCTACCAATGGCCACCGGGAATGCAAGAGGATCAAATCTATAAGGTCATTACAGATTTCGAGGAATTCGAGAAGGTTGTCAGGTTGCTTAGAGAGGATATCAAACAAGTGCACGAGCCAGGGACCAAGAAATTCTAA
- the LOC120003455 gene encoding uncharacterized protein LOC120003455 isoform X2 translates to MANFFKNFTIKTKYRAVVATATPIVIFSGIWVAWAYIHPGWKRRGKPGRVLSRSMSFGVLHGGQLALERLVDYHKARADAATLEAAEIELRNLISEEQPDFKRLQGDYWKALKYKCLKDEAISDDRRPLYKAILYVMVEDSKEAKKNWEEFQELRTLYQWPPGMQEDQIYKVITDFEEFEKVVRLLREDIKQVHEPGTKKF, encoded by the exons ATGGCTAACTTCTTTAAGAACTTCACTATAAAGACCAAGTATAGAGCAGTAGTAGCCACAGCAACTCCAATTGTAATCTTTTCTGGTATTTGGGTTGCGTGGGCTTACATACACCCCGGTTGGAAACGAAGAGGTAAGCCTGGTCGTGTTCTTTCAAGGTCCATGTCTTTCGGAGTCCTTCACGGGGGACAATTGGCGTTGGAGAGATTGGTTGATTATCATAAGGCGCGAGCTGATGCAGCAACACTTGAAGCTGCAGAAATCGAGTTGAGGAATCTAATATCCGAAGAACAACCAGATTTCAAAAGGCTGCAG GGAGATTATTGGAAGGCTCTAAAATACAAATGCTTAAAGGACGAAGCGATATCAGATGATCGGCGACCACTGTACAAG GCTATCCTTTATGTGATGGTAGAGGattcaaaagaagccaaaaagaATTGGGAAGAGTTTCAAGAGCTTAGAACACTCTACCAATGGCCACCGGGAATGCAAGAGGATCAAATCTATAAGGTCATTACAGATTTCGAGGAATTCGAGAAGGTTGTCAGGTTGCTTAGAGAGGATATCAAACAAGTGCACGAGCCAGGGACCAAGAAATTCTAA
- the LOC120001744 gene encoding uncharacterized protein LOC120001744, which yields MGKVTSNKPLIFQSKLLCFSLLYLFTTLFLALYNSLSSTKCLFRSSPFEPIRTPLFLYPLSYGEHKYAIPTHRSSCSSPVYFSDYWMVFNEIRDMCHNSSVVSAKSLRYIQGKSGSFGGNFTTQKRFSYFDHENNENVEIPCGFLKNFPISNSDAVTLNGLDYHQLISRKSGEYKIGAWRIVRVSSKNLYQNPAMNGVIPKYLVHRLFPNSKFSIWVDAKLQLTVDPLLLIHSLLTSEEVDMAISKHPYYIHTMEEVMATARWKKWWDVNGLKMQMETYCENGLQPWTPNKPYPSDVPDSALIIRRHGLRNNLFSCLIFNELEAFNPRDQLPFAYVRDHMKPKMKMNMFEVEVFEQVAVEFRHNLKKTAGTSFSRTAPKRTKRATHDLFGNSSCCSRCRTYLLEIWGESHN from the exons ATGGGGAAAGTAACCTCAAACAAACCACTCATCTTCCAATCAAAGCTCCTCTGTTTCTCTCTGTTATACCTCTTCACAACTCTCTTTCTCGCTCTTTACAATTCTCTTTCTTCCACGAAATGCCTCTTCAGATCATCGCCATTCGAACCAATCCGAACCCCTCTCTTCCTCTACCCTCTCTCCTATGGAGAGCACAAGTATGCTATCCCCACACATCGCTCTTCTTGCTCCTCCCCTGTATACTTTTCTG ATTATTGGATGGTTTTCAATGAGATCCGAGATATGTGTCACAATTCATCGGTTGTTTCTGCGAAGAGTTTGAGGTATATTCAGGGCAAGAGTGGTAGTTTTGGTGGGAATTTCACTACCCAGAAgagattttcttattttgatcATGAGAACAATGAGAATGTGGAGATTCCTTGTGGATTCCTCAAGAATTTTCCGATCAGCAATTCCG ACGCTGTTACTCTGAATGGACTTGACTACCATCAACTAATATCGAGAAAATCCGGCGAATATAAGATCGGAGCATGGAGAATTGTTAGGGTTTCAAGCAAGAATTTGTATCAAAATCCAGCCATGAATGGAGTGATACCAAAGTACTTAGTTCACAGACTATTCCCAAACTCAAAATTCAGTATTTGGGTTGATGCAAAGTTGCAATTAACAGTTGATCCTTTATTGTTGATTCATAGTCTTCTTACATCAGAAGAAGTAGACATGGCGATATCGAAACATCCGTACTACATTCATACAATGGAAGAAGTCATGGCAACTGCTAGGTGGAAGAAATGGTGGGATGTTAATGGGTTGAAGATGCAAATGGAAACTTACTGTGAAAATGGGTTGCAGCCATGGACACCCAATAAACCCTACCCCTCTG ATGTGCCAGATAGTGCACTGATCATAAGGAGACATGGACTAAGGAACAATTTGTTCTCATGCCTAATTTTCAATGAGTTGGAAGCATTCAACCCAAGAGACCAATTGCCTTTTGCTTATGTGAGGGACCATATGAAGCCAAAGATGAAGATGAACATGTTTGAGGTTGAAGTTTTTGAACAGGTTGCAGTGGAGTTCAGGCACAACCTTAAAAAAACAGCTGGAACCAGTTTCAGTAGGACTGCACCAAAGAGGACCAAAAGGGCAACCCATGATTTGTTTGGTAATAGCAGTTGTTGTAGTAGGTGCCGTACTTATTTATTGGAAATATGGGGTGAATCccataattga
- the LOC119998022 gene encoding uncharacterized protein LOC119998022 translates to MGLNRILKLFCFLLCFLFLLVKSSSVLNHESIQPKIDDPKEASHYRVLYMKKTKPFFLDKQEVNKRRKRRLKNKKMMKEFKTSSGVSAMLPKGFVPPSGSGTPCHNQKHNSDFTFCDLSTANNNKP, encoded by the coding sequence ATGGGTTTGAATCGAATCTTGAAGTTATTCTGTTTCCTACtctgctttcttttcttgctggtcAAGTCGTCCTCTGTTTTGAACCATGAATCAATCCAACCCAAGATTGATGACCCCAAAGAGGCATCGCATTACCGAGTATTGTACATGAAGAAGACGAAACCGTTCTTCTTGGACAAGCAAGAAGTGAACAAGAGAAGGAAGAGGAGGttgaagaacaagaaaatgATGAAGGAATTCAAAACCAGTAGTGGTGTCTCTGCTATGCTTCCGAAGGGTTTTGTCCCTCCTTCAGGTTCTGGTACTCCGTGTCACAATCAGAAAcacaactctgatttcaccttcTGCGATCTCTCGACCGCTAATAACAATAAACCctaa